From a region of the Hymenobacter jejuensis genome:
- the ilvN gene encoding acetolactate synthase small subunit, whose protein sequence is MSDPQIIDRQEYNITAYTENQIGLLNRIAIIFSRRKINIESLNTSPSEIDGIHRFNIVIHETEEVVRKIAKQIEKQVEVLKVYYNTNQEVIWQEMALYKVPTDVIAEKASVERLLRENGARAVVIRKDYTVFETTGHREETDALIKVLQPYGLIEFVRSARIAIIKHSDGFNRKLREFERTEPSSEVIENEYLNSRDKVFTM, encoded by the coding sequence ATGAGTGATCCACAAATCATTGACCGTCAAGAATATAACATCACGGCGTACACCGAGAATCAGATCGGGCTTTTGAACCGCATTGCCATCATTTTCTCCCGCCGCAAAATCAATATTGAGAGCCTGAACACGTCGCCTTCCGAGATCGACGGCATTCACCGCTTCAACATTGTGATTCACGAAACGGAGGAAGTCGTGCGCAAAATCGCCAAGCAGATCGAGAAGCAGGTGGAAGTGCTGAAGGTGTATTACAACACCAACCAGGAGGTGATCTGGCAGGAAATGGCCCTGTACAAAGTCCCTACCGACGTGATCGCCGAAAAAGCTTCCGTGGAGCGCCTGCTGCGCGAAAATGGCGCCCGCGCCGTGGTCATCCGCAAGGATTATACAGTGTTTGAAACCACTGGCCACCGCGAGGAAACCGACGCCCTGATCAAGGTGCTGCAACCCTACGGCCTGATCGAGTTTGTGCGCAGCGCCCGCATCGCCATCATCAAGCACAGCGACGGCTTCAACCGAAAGCTGCGCGAGTTTGAGCGCACCGAGCCCAGCTCGGAAGTCATTGAAAACGAGTACCTCAACAGCCGAGATAAAGTGTTTACGATGTAA
- the ilvC gene encoding ketol-acid reductoisomerase, with translation MATINFGGVDETVITRDEYPLVKAQAFLKNEVIAVIGYGVQGPGQALNLRDNGFNVIVGQRQDSPSWERALHDGWVEGETLFSIEEAAERGTIICNLLSDAGQIALWPTLKGKLTAGKTLYFSHGFGITFNDQTNIIPPADVDVILVAPKGSGTSLRRLFVAGGGLNSSFAVYQDATGDAYEKAIALGIGVGSGYLFETDFKKEVYSDLTGERGVLMGALAGIIEAQYQVLRQRGHSPSEAFNETVEELTQSLVPLVGENGMDWMFSNCSVTAQRGALDWKGRFRDATLPVINELYDSVASGKEAERTIQRGSTPNYRKELEAELKEVRDSELWQTGATVRELRSKATAKTENQEGYALSTQEK, from the coding sequence ATGGCAACGATCAACTTTGGCGGCGTAGACGAAACCGTCATCACCCGCGATGAATATCCGCTGGTTAAGGCGCAGGCTTTCCTGAAAAACGAAGTAATCGCGGTGATTGGGTACGGTGTGCAAGGCCCCGGCCAGGCACTGAATCTGCGCGACAACGGCTTCAACGTAATTGTGGGGCAGCGCCAGGATTCGCCTTCGTGGGAGCGGGCGTTGCACGACGGCTGGGTGGAAGGCGAAACGCTGTTCTCGATCGAAGAAGCGGCTGAGCGCGGCACCATCATTTGCAACCTGCTGTCGGATGCGGGCCAGATCGCGCTGTGGCCAACGCTGAAGGGCAAGCTGACGGCGGGCAAAACGCTGTATTTCTCGCATGGCTTCGGCATCACGTTCAACGACCAAACCAACATTATCCCGCCCGCCGACGTGGACGTGATCTTGGTAGCCCCGAAAGGCAGCGGCACCAGCCTGCGTCGCCTGTTTGTGGCCGGCGGCGGCCTGAACTCGTCGTTCGCTGTGTATCAGGATGCTACGGGCGATGCGTATGAGAAAGCCATCGCGCTGGGCATCGGCGTAGGCTCGGGGTATCTGTTCGAAACCGATTTCAAAAAAGAGGTGTACAGCGACCTGACCGGCGAGCGCGGCGTGCTGATGGGCGCTTTGGCCGGCATCATCGAGGCCCAATACCAAGTGCTGCGCCAACGCGGGCACTCGCCTTCGGAGGCCTTCAACGAAACGGTGGAAGAGCTCACCCAGAGCCTCGTGCCACTGGTAGGCGAAAACGGCATGGACTGGATGTTCAGCAATTGCTCGGTAACGGCGCAGCGCGGTGCCCTCGACTGGAAAGGCCGTTTCCGCGATGCTACATTGCCCGTAATCAACGAGTTATACGACAGCGTAGCCTCGGGCAAAGAAGCCGAGCGCACCATCCAGCGCGGCTCTACGCCAAACTACCGCAAGGAGTTAGAAGCAGAGTTGAAAGAAGTACGCGATTCGGAGCTGTGGCAGACGGGCGCGACCGTTCGCGAGCTGCGTTCCAAAGCAACCGCAAAAACTGAAAACCAAGAAGGCTACGCGCTTTCGACACAAGAAAAATAA
- the ilvA gene encoding threonine ammonia-lyase IlvA, with protein sequence MENDVVTSAPVVSLANVEQAARNLKGVIYKTLLQQNLGLSQAYGATIYLKREDLQVVRSYKIRGAYNKISTLTQEQGAQDVVCASAGNHAQGVAYACQLLGLKGYIFMPANTPAQKVNKVRLFGKDKVEVMLTGNTFDDTFKAAKAFCDERGSTFVHPFDDLAIVEGQATVGLEILKAAPVSIDYCFMPIGGGGLASGVGSVFRQLSPHTKLIGVQPLGAPSMQRSIQNGQRQALDQIESFVDGAAVKCPGELTFELCRQLLDDVVLVPEGQVCEDLLKMYNEEGIVLEPAGTLSISALHQYADEIKGKNVVCVVSGSNNDITRMEDIKERAMQHQGLKHYFMVTFNQRPGALRSFVNKVLHPDDDIIHFQYIKKNNKEKGPVFIGIEVKRPHEIQGIQQRMLAEGFAYEYLNGKPDFLSLLV encoded by the coding sequence ATGGAAAATGATGTAGTTACTTCAGCCCCAGTGGTTTCGCTGGCCAACGTAGAGCAGGCAGCGCGCAACCTAAAAGGTGTGATTTACAAAACGCTGTTGCAGCAAAACCTAGGTCTTTCGCAAGCCTACGGCGCCACGATTTACCTCAAGCGCGAAGACTTGCAGGTGGTGCGCTCTTACAAAATCAGGGGGGCCTACAACAAGATTTCGACGCTGACGCAGGAGCAAGGCGCTCAGGACGTGGTGTGCGCCAGCGCCGGCAACCACGCGCAAGGCGTGGCCTACGCCTGCCAACTGCTGGGGCTGAAGGGCTACATATTTATGCCGGCCAACACGCCGGCCCAGAAAGTAAACAAAGTGCGCTTGTTTGGGAAGGACAAAGTCGAGGTGATGCTCACCGGCAACACCTTCGACGATACCTTCAAAGCTGCCAAAGCATTCTGCGACGAGCGTGGGAGCACGTTTGTGCATCCCTTTGACGATCTGGCAATTGTGGAAGGCCAGGCCACGGTTGGGCTGGAAATCCTGAAGGCCGCGCCGGTCTCGATTGACTACTGCTTTATGCCCATCGGGGGCGGCGGACTGGCTTCGGGGGTGGGCAGCGTGTTTCGGCAGCTGAGCCCGCATACCAAGCTCATTGGGGTGCAGCCGCTGGGCGCGCCGTCGATGCAGCGCTCCATTCAGAATGGGCAGCGGCAGGCCCTCGACCAGATCGAAAGCTTCGTGGACGGAGCGGCCGTGAAGTGCCCCGGCGAGCTAACTTTCGAGCTGTGCCGCCAGCTGCTCGACGACGTGGTGCTGGTGCCCGAAGGCCAAGTCTGCGAAGATTTGCTCAAGATGTACAACGAGGAAGGCATCGTGCTCGAGCCGGCTGGTACGCTAAGTATTTCAGCCTTACACCAATACGCCGACGAAATCAAAGGCAAAAACGTCGTGTGCGTAGTCAGTGGCTCCAACAACGATATCACCCGCATGGAGGACATCAAGGAGCGCGCCATGCAGCACCAAGGGCTAAAGCACTACTTCATGGTGACCTTCAACCAGCGGCCGGGTGCCTTGCGCAGCTTCGTCAACAAGGTGCTGCACCCCGACGACGACATCATTCATTTTCAATACATTAAGAAAAATAACAAGGAAAAAGGCCCGGTCTTTATCGGCATCGAGGTCAAGCGTCCGCACGAAATTCAGGGCATTCAGCAACGCATGCTGGCCGAAGGTTTTGCCTACGAATACCTCAACGGCAAGCCCGATTTCCTGAGCTTATTGGTGTAA
- a CDS encoding 2-isopropylmalate synthase, translating to MATQKIQIFDTTLRDGEQVPGCKLNRDEKLVIARQLELLGVDVIEAGFPVSSPGDFAAVQAIAAQTREATVCGLSRAVENDIRVAGEALKLARYPRIHTGIGTSESHITHKLCSTQEQVLERAIAAVKLAKSFVEDVEFYAEDAGRTENEYLARVCEAAIKAGATVLNIPDTTGYCLPDEYGAKIKFLRENVRGIENVCLSTHCHNDLGLATANSIAGVQNGARQIECTINGVGERAGNTALEEVVMILRQHPYLNLRTNINTQLLAETSAMVSQMMGMPVQPNKAIVGSNAFSHSSGIHQDGVIKNRETYEIIDPREVGVSNSSIVLTARSGRAALAYRLQKIGYDFDKQVLNKAYASFLQLADRQKEVVDSDLHILVEQENLVAAN from the coding sequence ATGGCAACTCAGAAAATCCAAATCTTCGATACCACCCTGCGCGACGGCGAACAAGTGCCCGGCTGCAAGCTCAACCGCGACGAGAAACTGGTCATTGCCCGGCAGCTCGAGCTGCTCGGCGTGGACGTAATCGAAGCGGGTTTTCCGGTGTCGAGCCCCGGCGATTTTGCTGCTGTGCAGGCCATCGCCGCCCAAACGCGCGAAGCTACTGTATGCGGCCTTTCAAGGGCCGTGGAAAACGACATTCGCGTGGCCGGTGAAGCCCTGAAACTGGCGCGTTATCCGCGCATTCATACCGGCATTGGTACTTCCGAGTCGCATATCACGCACAAGCTGTGCAGCACCCAGGAGCAAGTGCTGGAGCGCGCCATCGCGGCCGTGAAACTGGCCAAGTCCTTTGTGGAAGACGTGGAGTTTTATGCCGAAGACGCCGGACGCACCGAAAACGAGTATCTGGCCCGCGTCTGCGAGGCCGCTATTAAGGCCGGCGCCACGGTGCTCAACATTCCGGATACGACCGGTTATTGTCTGCCCGACGAATACGGCGCCAAAATCAAGTTTCTTCGCGAAAACGTGCGTGGCATTGAAAACGTCTGTCTGTCAACGCATTGCCACAACGACTTGGGCCTGGCTACGGCCAACTCCATTGCCGGCGTGCAGAACGGCGCCCGCCAGATTGAGTGCACCATCAACGGGGTAGGCGAGCGGGCCGGCAACACGGCGCTGGAAGAAGTGGTCATGATTCTGCGCCAGCATCCGTACCTTAATCTGCGCACCAACATCAACACGCAATTGCTGGCCGAAACCTCCGCCATGGTGTCGCAAATGATGGGCATGCCCGTGCAGCCCAACAAGGCCATTGTGGGCTCCAACGCCTTTTCGCACTCCAGCGGCATCCACCAAGACGGCGTCATCAAGAACCGCGAAACCTACGAAATCATCGACCCGCGCGAGGTGGGCGTTTCGAATTCCTCGATTGTGCTCACGGCCCGTTCCGGGCGGGCGGCGCTGGCCTATCGCCTCCAAAAAATTGGGTACGATTTCGACAAGCAGGTGCTGAACAAAGCCTACGCGTCTTTTCTGCAACTTGCCGACCGTCAGAAAGAAGTGGTCGACAGCGACCTGCACATATTAGTTGAACAAGAAAATCTGGTAGCGGCAAACTAA
- the leuC gene encoding 3-isopropylmalate dehydratase large subunit, with amino-acid sequence MAKSLVDKIWDAHVVKAIPGGLEVFYIDRHLIHEVTSPQAFDELTARGLPLYHADQIVATADHNVPTRNQHLPIQDPLSRSQVDKLTENCAKFGVELFGLGHEYQGIVHVIGPELGITQPGMTIVCGDSHTSTHGAFGAIAFGIGTSQVTQVMASQCLLISRPKRMRITVEGELKAGVSAKDLILYVISQLGTGGATGYFVEYAGSAIRALSMEGRMTVCNMSIEMGARGGLIAPDETTFAYLKGRRYAPQGEQWEQAVAYWQTLYSDEDAEFDAELRFEAQAITPMITYGTNPGMGIALNANIPSQVTEGETVSFDKSLKYMGFAPGESLLGKEINYVFIGSCTNSRIEDLRTVAAYVKGKHKAEHVEAIIVPGSKQVEKQAIEEGLDKVLAEAGFELREPGCSACLAMNDDKIPAGAYCVSTSNRNFEGRQGPGARTLLASPLVAAITAVEGRIVDITQYLN; translated from the coding sequence ATGGCCAAATCCTTAGTTGACAAAATCTGGGACGCCCACGTGGTGAAAGCCATTCCGGGCGGTCTGGAGGTGTTTTATATCGACCGGCACCTCATCCATGAGGTCACCAGCCCGCAAGCGTTTGACGAGCTGACCGCCCGCGGCTTGCCCTTGTACCACGCCGACCAGATTGTGGCCACCGCCGACCACAACGTGCCCACGCGCAACCAGCACCTGCCCATTCAGGACCCGCTTTCGCGCTCGCAAGTCGATAAATTGACCGAAAACTGCGCCAAGTTTGGCGTGGAGTTATTTGGCTTAGGCCATGAATACCAAGGCATTGTGCACGTCATCGGGCCGGAGTTGGGCATTACCCAACCCGGCATGACCATCGTGTGCGGCGACAGCCACACTTCTACTCATGGCGCTTTTGGCGCCATTGCTTTTGGCATCGGTACCAGCCAAGTGACGCAGGTGATGGCCTCGCAGTGCTTGCTGATTAGCCGGCCCAAGCGCATGCGCATCACGGTGGAAGGAGAGCTAAAGGCGGGCGTTTCGGCTAAAGATCTGATTCTCTACGTGATATCGCAGCTGGGTACGGGCGGAGCCACGGGCTACTTCGTGGAGTACGCAGGCAGCGCCATCCGCGCGCTGAGCATGGAAGGCCGCATGACGGTCTGCAACATGAGCATCGAGATGGGGGCCCGCGGCGGCCTCATCGCCCCCGACGAAACCACGTTTGCCTACCTGAAAGGCCGTCGTTACGCGCCGCAGGGCGAGCAGTGGGAGCAGGCGGTGGCCTACTGGCAAACCTTGTATTCCGACGAAGACGCCGAGTTTGATGCAGAGCTTCGGTTCGAGGCCCAGGCCATCACGCCGATGATCACCTACGGTACCAACCCCGGTATGGGCATCGCGCTCAACGCCAACATTCCTTCGCAAGTAACGGAAGGCGAAACCGTTAGCTTTGATAAGTCCTTGAAATACATGGGTTTCGCGCCTGGCGAATCGTTGCTGGGCAAAGAGATCAACTACGTGTTCATCGGGAGCTGCACCAACTCGCGCATCGAGGATCTGCGGACGGTGGCAGCGTATGTGAAAGGCAAGCACAAGGCCGAGCACGTAGAAGCGATCATCGTGCCCGGCTCGAAACAAGTTGAGAAACAGGCCATTGAAGAAGGGCTGGATAAAGTGCTGGCCGAAGCGGGCTTCGAGCTGCGCGAACCCGGTTGCAGCGCCTGCCTCGCCATGAACGACGACAAAATCCCGGCCGGCGCTTACTGCGTTTCAACGTCCAACCGCAACTTCGAGGGCCGGCAGGGGCCCGGCGCCCGCACGTTGCTGGCCTCGCCGCTGGTGGCAGCCATTACGGCCGTGGAAGGGCGCATTGTCGACATTACGCAGTACCTGAACTAA
- the leuD gene encoding 3-isopropylmalate dehydratase small subunit: MEKFQTLRSGAVPLPIENVDTDQIIPARFLKATTREGFGQNLFADWRYAADGQPKESFVLNDARYQGQILLAGKNFGCGSSREHAAWALYDAGFKVVISSYFADIFRGNALNTGLLPLQVSDEVLQRLFKQVEQDPQTQFVVDLPSQTLTVPVWEESISFELDPYKKECLINGYDDIDYLVSQKAAIEAYEQHRPWTY; this comes from the coding sequence ATGGAAAAGTTTCAAACGCTCCGCTCGGGTGCTGTCCCGTTGCCCATCGAAAACGTTGATACCGACCAGATTATCCCGGCTCGGTTCCTGAAAGCCACCACCCGCGAAGGCTTCGGCCAGAACCTGTTTGCCGACTGGCGCTATGCTGCCGATGGTCAGCCCAAGGAGAGCTTCGTGCTGAACGACGCGCGCTACCAAGGCCAGATCTTGCTGGCAGGCAAAAACTTCGGGTGCGGCTCCAGCCGCGAGCACGCTGCTTGGGCTTTGTATGATGCTGGTTTTAAAGTAGTTATATCGAGCTACTTTGCTGATATTTTCCGCGGGAACGCCCTAAATACGGGCCTGTTGCCGCTGCAAGTGTCCGATGAGGTGCTCCAACGGCTGTTCAAGCAAGTGGAGCAGGACCCGCAGACCCAGTTCGTCGTCGATTTGCCTTCGCAGACGCTTACGGTACCCGTTTGGGAGGAAAGCATCAGTTTTGAACTTGACCCTTACAAAAAAGAGTGCCTGATCAACGGGTACGACGACATTGATTACCTGGTGAGCCAAAAGGCCGCCATCGAAGCCTACGAACAACACCGACCATGGACGTATTAA
- the leuB gene encoding 3-isopropylmalate dehydrogenase: protein MDVLRKRIVVLSGDGIGPEVCSEAVRVLKAVAERFGHEFIFDHQLMGACAIDATGDPLPAKTLAACRQADAVLLGAIGDPKYDNDPTAKVRPEQGLLRLRKSLGLYANIRPVTAYDRLLEHSPLKKERIQGADMLIFRELTGGVYFGEKGRNPDGSAYDNCTYSREEIVRIAHRAFQAAENRRRKLTLVDKANVLETSRLWREVVQEIASQYDSVEVDYLFVDNAAMQIILNPKQFDVILTENMFGDIISDEASVIAGSLGLLPSASVGDEVALFEPIHGSYPQAKGKGIANPIATILSAAMLLEHFGLQEEADSVKAAVNNALDKRVLTPELNATAPYTTEQVGSFIAYGVLDIADCQLHKNNIELGLSTII, encoded by the coding sequence ATGGACGTATTAAGAAAACGAATTGTGGTGCTGTCCGGCGACGGCATTGGGCCCGAAGTGTGCTCCGAAGCTGTGCGCGTGCTAAAGGCTGTGGCTGAACGCTTTGGCCACGAGTTTATCTTCGATCATCAGCTCATGGGCGCCTGCGCCATCGACGCAACCGGCGACCCACTGCCCGCCAAAACGCTGGCCGCTTGCCGCCAAGCCGATGCCGTGCTGCTCGGCGCCATCGGCGACCCCAAGTACGACAACGACCCGACCGCCAAAGTGCGCCCCGAGCAAGGACTGCTGCGCCTGCGCAAGTCGCTGGGGCTGTACGCCAACATCCGTCCGGTTACGGCTTACGATCGGTTGCTGGAGCACTCGCCGCTCAAAAAAGAGCGCATTCAGGGTGCGGACATGCTCATTTTCAGGGAGTTGACAGGCGGTGTGTATTTCGGGGAGAAGGGCCGTAACCCCGATGGCTCGGCCTATGATAATTGTACCTATAGCCGCGAAGAAATCGTGCGGATTGCGCACCGCGCGTTTCAGGCCGCCGAAAACCGCCGTCGTAAACTGACGCTCGTGGATAAGGCCAACGTGCTGGAAACCTCGCGCTTGTGGCGCGAAGTGGTGCAAGAGATTGCAAGTCAGTACGATAGCGTAGAGGTGGATTATCTGTTTGTGGACAATGCGGCCATGCAGATCATCCTGAATCCGAAGCAGTTCGACGTAATTCTGACCGAAAACATGTTCGGCGACATCATTTCCGACGAGGCTTCTGTGATTGCTGGCTCCTTGGGTTTGTTGCCCTCGGCATCGGTGGGCGATGAGGTGGCGCTGTTTGAGCCAATTCACGGGTCGTACCCGCAGGCTAAGGGGAAAGGCATTGCCAACCCCATCGCGACTATTCTGTCGGCGGCTATGTTGCTGGAGCACTTTGGGTTACAGGAAGAAGCCGACTCGGTAAAAGCGGCAGTAAACAACGCCCTGGATAAGCGCGTGCTAACCCCTGAACTCAACGCCACGGCACCCTATACTACCGAGCAGGTGGGGAGCTTCATAGCGTACGGCGTGCTGGATATTGCTGATTGTCAACTACATAAAAATAATATCGAGCTCGGGCTGAGCACTATTATTTAA
- a CDS encoding phytoene desaturase family protein, protein MAKKDFDAVVVGAGPNGLAAAIRLQQAGLGVLLLEAKETIGGGSRSAELTLPGFVHDVCSAVHPMALASPYFQTLPLAEYGLEFIQPPLPAAHPFDKGTAAFLSASLNDTAEQFGADAAVYHRVFDPLLRDWPGIVPNILGPLRLPKHPVALARFGLDALQPATVLAKRFQTPKLRGLWAGMAAHAIQPLTKPFTSAIALVLMAVGHRHGWPIPRGGSQAIAQALGAYFRSLGGQIQTDRPVRSLRELPSARAVLLDVTPRQLLQIAGSQLSSLYRWQLARYKYGMGVFKIDWALDGPIPWAAAACRQAGTVHLGNTLEEIAASEHQISQGRHPERPYVLLAQQSLFDATRAPAGKHTAWAYCHVPNGSRVDMTGIIERQVERFAPGFRDLILARHTFDTASMEAHNPNYIGGDISGGMNNPGQLFTRPVLRLSPYRTSSQGLYLCSSSTPPGGGVHGMCGYQAAEQALKDVF, encoded by the coding sequence TTGGCCAAGAAAGATTTTGACGCGGTAGTGGTAGGAGCGGGCCCGAACGGGCTGGCGGCAGCTATTCGTTTGCAGCAAGCAGGGCTTGGCGTGCTGTTGCTGGAAGCCAAAGAGACGATCGGGGGAGGCTCGCGTTCGGCTGAGCTTACGTTGCCGGGCTTTGTGCACGACGTGTGCTCGGCTGTCCATCCTATGGCCCTGGCTTCGCCTTATTTCCAGACGTTGCCGCTGGCCGAATACGGGCTCGAGTTTATCCAGCCGCCGTTGCCGGCTGCGCACCCTTTCGACAAGGGAACCGCGGCTTTCCTTTCTGCCTCCCTCAACGACACTGCCGAGCAGTTTGGCGCCGATGCGGCGGTGTATCATCGCGTGTTCGATCCGTTGCTGCGCGACTGGCCAGGCATTGTGCCCAATATTTTGGGACCGTTGCGCTTGCCGAAGCACCCGGTAGCCCTGGCGCGCTTCGGCCTCGATGCGCTCCAACCGGCAACGGTGCTAGCCAAGCGCTTTCAGACGCCCAAATTGCGGGGCCTGTGGGCCGGCATGGCCGCGCACGCCATCCAACCCTTGACCAAGCCCTTTACCTCGGCCATAGCGTTGGTATTGATGGCCGTCGGGCACCGGCACGGCTGGCCAATTCCGCGCGGCGGCTCGCAAGCCATTGCGCAGGCCTTGGGAGCCTATTTCCGATCGTTAGGCGGCCAGATACAAACCGACCGGCCCGTGCGCTCGCTTCGCGAGCTGCCGTCGGCTCGTGCTGTGCTGCTCGACGTTACGCCCCGTCAGTTGCTGCAGATAGCGGGCTCGCAGCTTTCGAGTCTGTACCGCTGGCAATTAGCGCGTTACAAGTACGGAATGGGCGTATTCAAGATCGATTGGGCTTTGGATGGACCCATTCCGTGGGCTGCGGCCGCTTGCCGGCAGGCGGGTACGGTGCATTTAGGCAATACCTTGGAGGAAATCGCGGCTTCCGAACACCAGATTAGCCAAGGCCGGCACCCCGAGCGGCCTTACGTGCTGTTGGCGCAGCAAAGCCTGTTCGACGCGACCCGTGCTCCGGCCGGCAAGCACACGGCCTGGGCCTACTGCCACGTTCCCAACGGCTCGCGGGTGGATATGACGGGCATCATCGAGCGGCAGGTAGAGCGATTTGCGCCCGGCTTCCGCGACCTGATTCTGGCCCGCCATACCTTCGATACGGCTTCCATGGAAGCCCACAACCCCAATTACATAGGCGGCGACATCAGTGGCGGCATGAACAATCCGGGGCAGCTTTTTACCCGGCCCGTGCTGCGGCTTTCGCCCTACCGCACATCGAGCCAAGGCCTGTATCTGTGTTCTTCCTCGACGCCTCCTGGCGGGGGCGTGCATGGCATGTGCGGTTACCAGGCGGCTGAGCAAGCGCTTAAGGACGTTTTCTAG
- a CDS encoding alpha/beta hydrolase family protein, with protein sequence MQNNLRPFRWLLLILLVASLDSCQFLHPDREDPQPGPMLPTGKDLFVSANLVGTVPKVQLQALAANAGYGAFAPQLKYDVTFYKFLYKTTYQGRFIQVSGLLGIPLNTPAPPALLSAQHGTMFRQADAPSNFPATFSGFELFASAGFVTVIPDYIGLGASQNVVQAFYDKETSASTVVDMIKSAQYFLQQQKVALNKNLFLVGYSEGGYVTMAAQQAIETVPQHKLTLTAAAEGAGGYDLPGMLAGIATVPTYANPAFLALILQGYSTTYSWNRPLTDFFQAPYAAKVPALLDGTKDREQINAELTTSPAALFTPTFYANLSNPSGEPVLKKQLEQNSFLNWVPKSPTRLYHGTNDESVFFQTSVTTFARFQAAGATNVAFFPIPGGTHQSSIGPMMGDALPWLQSLDK encoded by the coding sequence ATGCAAAATAACCTAAGACCCTTTCGTTGGCTGTTGCTGATTTTGTTGGTTGCCTCGCTGGATAGCTGCCAATTCCTGCACCCCGATCGGGAAGATCCGCAGCCGGGGCCGATGCTGCCCACTGGCAAAGACCTGTTTGTTTCTGCCAACTTGGTCGGTACCGTTCCGAAGGTTCAGCTACAAGCCTTAGCGGCCAACGCCGGCTATGGGGCTTTCGCGCCCCAACTCAAGTACGACGTGACGTTCTATAAATTCCTATACAAAACCACTTACCAGGGCCGGTTTATTCAAGTGTCTGGTTTACTGGGTATTCCATTGAACACCCCCGCGCCGCCTGCCTTGCTCAGTGCCCAGCACGGCACCATGTTCCGCCAAGCCGACGCGCCTTCCAACTTCCCGGCCACCTTCAGCGGCTTTGAGTTGTTTGCCAGCGCGGGCTTTGTCACCGTGATTCCCGATTACATTGGGTTGGGCGCTTCTCAGAACGTAGTTCAAGCGTTCTATGACAAGGAGACGTCGGCGTCCACCGTGGTCGATATGATAAAGTCGGCGCAGTACTTCCTGCAGCAGCAAAAGGTGGCGCTCAACAAAAATTTGTTTTTGGTGGGCTACTCGGAAGGTGGCTACGTGACCATGGCCGCTCAACAGGCCATTGAAACCGTGCCCCAACATAAACTCACCCTCACGGCTGCCGCCGAAGGAGCCGGTGGCTACGACCTGCCGGGCATGCTGGCTGGAATTGCGACGGTGCCTACGTATGCCAACCCCGCTTTTCTGGCCCTGATTCTGCAAGGCTATAGCACTACTTATAGCTGGAACCGCCCCTTGACCGACTTCTTTCAGGCTCCATACGCGGCCAAGGTGCCCGCGCTACTCGACGGCACCAAGGATCGGGAGCAGATCAACGCCGAACTCACTACCAGTCCTGCGGCGTTGTTTACGCCCACGTTCTACGCAAACTTGAGCAACCCCAGCGGCGAACCCGTGTTGAAAAAACAGCTGGAGCAGAATAGTTTCCTGAATTGGGTGCCGAAAAGCCCCACGCGCCTCTACCACGGCACCAACGACGAAAGCGTTTTCTTCCAAACCTCGGTTACCACCTTCGCACGTTTTCAGGCTGCTGGTGCCACCAACGTCGCGTTTTTCCCTATTCCAGGCGGTACGCACCAAAGTAGTATCGGACCCATGATGGGCGACGCCCTGCCTTGGCTGCAATCCCTTGATAAATAA